ATATTCGGCTCCGGCAACTTATCAGACTCCAGCTCCTTATTCGGCTGCTCCGGCACCTTATTCGGCTGCTCCGCCACCTTATTCGGCTGCTCCGGCACCTTATTCGGCTGCTCCGCCACCTTATTCGGCTGCTCCGGCACCTTATTCGGCTGCTCCGGCACCTTCTCCAGCAACTAATTTGGTTCCAACAGCACCCAATTTCGCCGGTCCATCCAGTTCGGGAGCATCTCCAGCAGCCGGGCCATCAAATCTATTGGACCTGCCTGCACTCGTTTCTTCGGCTATTCCAGTTTCTTCTCTGCCTTCTCCTTCTCTGCCTCCTCTTCCTACGCTTCCGTCTCTTCcacctcttccttttttttctgatgccACCAATGCCATCCAGTCTATCCTCCCACCTCTGCCTCCTCTGCCTCCTATCGGCAAATGAAACTTTGACGTTTCTAAATTCGTCCAGGAAAAGAGGATCTGAAAGATCGTATTAatcattatttaattattgtaACTGTGACTgtcaaatgaagaaataaaaagcgaTTCTTTCAcaacatttttgtgtctggccGGGGTTATTTTCGTGACAAGCGCCAAATTCCTaccaataatcaaaaagaatcACAGAAAGGAAATCAGATTAGCGTTGACTAGTGGAAATTTGCttcttggaatttttattattggctctcgtttcgggagtCATTATGTATTCAGTTCATTGTTTGAGACGGAGACAAAATTCCACATTTTGGCACGCGCGTCATGTCCATCATCGTTCGCCGGGCCGACAGAATGTGGGGCTTCATTCGAATTAATATATATACAACACGCACTTAAACACACAGACATACACAGCCAACCACTTCTGACGGcgagagagagtgagaaaagatgaaaaagaaatcagaagaagaagggatcAAGACGGGAAAAGTACCGCATATAACAACTTGATAAAAGTCAATACGGTATGGAAGGAGAAAGAGGAGACAAATATTAGataataaaagagagagagagagtggaggaaatcatttttcatgGCAGTGGTggattttgtttgtctttcttGTCGGCTTGGCAGAGATAATATTATATATCAGCATAAACGGTCACATATTTTAAGTgtcaaaagaattgaaaaaaaaaagaattgatcatctcattcatttgtttgattgatCGTTTTCTGTGTAGTTTCTCGTCTGGTTTCAAAATGTATACATTTAGgttacacgcacacacacacatcatagaaatatttgtttccaATTTCATGTAGAGTTGATATTATACTGTAGCAGCCCCTTACAAGAGAATCAAAAACAATCTCAAATTGCGCGAATGTCGAGAGCACGAAAGTTTTGATGATGACTAGTCAGTCCATTAGTGTTGGCGGAAGTGAAGCGGGAAGCTCAACAGAATGTTACAACGAAttccaaaaaaacaatttgctatttttttcgtCCAGATAGtattgcacacacaaaaaaacaaacaaaaacaatcctcTTACATTATAACAAATGCTGCAAAATACATACAATTCTGTTTTTCGTTGGGG
Above is a genomic segment from Daphnia pulicaria isolate SC F1-1A chromosome 8, SC_F0-13Bv2, whole genome shotgun sequence containing:
- the LOC124311344 gene encoding predicted GPI-anchored protein 58 gives rise to the protein MKVILLLAVMVVFVQGRSLAGSDRFLNFLFPTTTMKPYSYNQNNNYNNHNNNKPMTPSALKPTTKRPYYQRPYEPRRPTPGNISFVLNMPAVPAVAALPETVYPAYPTKPSTTATYSAAPAPYSAPAAYPTPAPITPSPAQYSAPATYQTPAPYSAAPAPYSAAPPPYSAAPAPYSAAPPPYSAAPAPYSAAPAPSPATNLVPTAPNFAGPSSSGASPAAGPSNLLDLPALVSSAIPVSSLPSPSLPPLPTLPSLPPLPFFSDATNAIQSILPPLPPLPPIGK